The Paenibacillus uliginis N3/975 genome has a window encoding:
- a CDS encoding LysR family transcriptional regulator, producing METKDLKIFQTVAREGSVTKAAEVLNYVQSNVTNRIQYLEAQLKIPLFYRSNRGMTLTPAGENLLKYADKILTLMDEAVKSSQFSEHPVGPLRVGSIETTAAIHLTPLLIDYHSRYPDVDLSLITGETHTLLQKVLKYELDGAFVYGPIEEPNIESIPAFEDELVLISEPEKSDVRQLLTKPMLFFDVGCTHRTKAERFLHENGFTSYQIMEFGTLEVILSGVSSGLGVSLLPKSSIVKAEESGTIASHRLPEGYRNLEICFVHRQDSIYSSALLKLVQLINLIESSSL from the coding sequence ATGGAAACTAAAGACTTGAAAATTTTTCAAACTGTTGCTCGCGAGGGCAGTGTAACGAAGGCTGCGGAGGTCTTGAACTACGTGCAGTCCAATGTGACCAACCGTATTCAATACCTTGAGGCTCAGTTAAAGATACCACTTTTCTATCGATCTAATCGGGGGATGACGTTAACGCCTGCAGGCGAAAATTTGCTGAAATATGCGGATAAAATACTGACTTTGATGGACGAGGCTGTGAAGTCCTCACAATTTTCGGAACATCCTGTCGGTCCTCTCCGGGTAGGTTCAATCGAGACGACAGCTGCCATTCATCTGACACCACTTTTGATCGACTATCACTCGCGTTACCCTGATGTTGATCTATCGCTAATAACAGGTGAAACACATACTCTCTTACAAAAGGTACTGAAATATGAACTTGATGGAGCTTTTGTTTATGGACCAATTGAAGAGCCAAATATTGAAAGTATTCCAGCTTTTGAAGATGAATTGGTTCTAATCTCGGAACCGGAGAAGAGCGATGTACGCCAATTACTTACGAAGCCAATGTTGTTTTTTGATGTTGGATGCACACATCGCACAAAAGCTGAACGCTTCCTACATGAAAATGGATTTACTTCTTATCAGATTATGGAGTTTGGAACGTTGGAAGTGATTCTAAGTGGGGTATCTTCTGGTCTTGGCGTGTCTTTGCTTCCAAAATCATCGATTGTTAAGGCGGAAGAGTCGGGAACGATCGCTTCCCATCGCCTGCCAGAAGGGTACCGGAATTTAGAGATATGTTTTGTACATAGACAGGACTCGATCTACTCGAGTGCATTATTAAAACTAGTACAATTAATTAATTTAATCGAGTCTTCCTCATTATAA
- a CDS encoding alpha/beta fold hydrolase encodes MRDYEIYELGDVLLQSGATLPHAVLAYKTYGTLNAEKNNVILYPTWFAGQHTDNEWLIGPGKALDPEKYFIIIPNMLGNGLSSSPSNTPPPYHQANFPQVSIHDNVRLQHQLVTQKFGITKIALVVGWSLGAVQTFQWGASYPDMVERIAPFGGTAQTRPHAKVVFEGMIAALQTDSAWKNGFYTHQPTAGLAAMGRVYAAWGFSQAYYLEQLYQQEGYHTLEEYLVDYWDQVFLTFDANDLITMLRTGITGDISANPVYDGDFELALSRITARALVMPGSTDLFFPPQDNKYEAQHMPDALFLPIESKWGHCAGIGQHEPDSVFIDKNLKMFLLE; translated from the coding sequence ATGAGAGATTATGAAATTTATGAACTGGGGGACGTCCTGCTGCAATCCGGTGCCACCCTGCCACATGCCGTCCTCGCCTACAAAACCTACGGAACGCTAAATGCAGAAAAAAACAATGTCATCCTTTATCCTACCTGGTTTGCAGGCCAACATACCGATAATGAATGGTTAATTGGACCTGGTAAGGCACTGGATCCGGAAAAGTATTTTATCATTATCCCTAATATGTTGGGCAATGGATTATCCTCCTCGCCAAGCAATACGCCCCCGCCCTATCATCAAGCTAATTTTCCGCAGGTTTCGATTCATGATAATGTGCGGCTGCAGCATCAACTGGTTACCCAGAAGTTTGGCATTACGAAAATCGCCCTCGTCGTAGGCTGGTCACTCGGAGCCGTGCAGACCTTTCAGTGGGGAGCAAGCTATCCGGATATGGTCGAACGAATCGCTCCATTCGGAGGGACTGCACAGACCCGGCCACATGCAAAGGTTGTATTTGAAGGAATGATCGCTGCCCTTCAGACTGATTCTGCCTGGAAAAATGGCTTTTACACGCATCAGCCCACAGCAGGATTGGCAGCCATGGGTCGGGTCTATGCGGCTTGGGGCTTCTCCCAGGCTTATTATCTGGAACAGCTCTATCAGCAAGAGGGCTACCACACACTGGAGGAATATCTCGTGGATTACTGGGATCAAGTGTTTTTGACCTTTGACGCCAATGACCTGATCACCATGCTGCGTACCGGAATCACCGGCGACATTAGCGCAAATCCGGTGTATGACGGCGATTTTGAACTTGCATTAAGCAGGATTACAGCACGGGCACTGGTCATGCCGGGAAGCACGGACCTTTTCTTTCCTCCCCAAGATAACAAATATGAGGCACAACATATGCCTGATGCGCTCTTCCTCCCGATTGAATCGAAGTGGGGGCATTGCGCAGGCATCGGACAGCATGAACCAGATTCCGTATTTATAGATAAAAACCTGAAAATGTTCTTGCTTGAATGA
- a CDS encoding MerR family transcriptional regulator, whose amino-acid sequence MFKISEFSRLSKVSLKTLRYYDQIGMLKPRKVDHDTGYRYYSADQLLELNRIFIYKELGFTLPQIIQLLREDITLEHIQGMFKLKKNEIQHIIDMEQAKLSRIEERMQLIDREGQVETGQEIRIKAEGTQPFLSLKARGREEDIPDLFRTFNQLLTKETRQLAQSPQVVLWKEIDEQEDEFEFEVGYFLTRELPLSPDAFQLRILPPEPMMATMTFRSDSTFACTACVDLAKWIEKNNYQIKENEPGREIYLPLSTKQDAQLMELQIPIINR is encoded by the coding sequence TTGTTTAAAATCAGTGAGTTTTCCAGGCTAAGCAAGGTCTCCTTAAAAACATTGCGCTATTATGACCAGATTGGCATGTTAAAGCCGAGAAAGGTGGATCACGACACCGGCTACCGTTACTATTCAGCAGACCAGCTTCTTGAGCTCAACCGAATCTTTATCTATAAGGAATTGGGGTTCACATTGCCACAAATTATACAGTTGCTCCGCGAAGATATTACATTGGAGCATATTCAAGGGATGTTTAAGCTGAAAAAAAATGAAATCCAACATATCATCGATATGGAACAAGCCAAGCTCTCCCGAATTGAGGAGCGTATGCAGCTTATAGATAGAGAGGGGCAAGTGGAAACAGGACAAGAAATCAGGATCAAAGCAGAAGGTACTCAACCGTTTCTTTCTTTGAAAGCGCGCGGGAGAGAAGAAGACATTCCAGATCTCTTTCGTACATTTAATCAACTATTAACAAAGGAAACTCGCCAATTGGCTCAAAGTCCCCAGGTCGTTTTGTGGAAGGAAATAGACGAACAAGAGGATGAGTTTGAATTTGAAGTCGGATATTTTTTAACTCGGGAGCTTCCATTATCTCCAGATGCATTTCAACTACGGATTCTTCCTCCAGAGCCGATGATGGCCACAATGACTTTTCGTTCGGATTCTACCTTTGCTTGTACTGCCTGTGTTGATTTAGCGAAATGGATTGAGAAAAATAACTATCAGATCAAGGAAAACGAACCTGGTAGGGAAATATATTTACCCTTATCTACAAAACAAGATGCACAATTAATGGAATTACAAATTCCAATTATAAATAGATAA
- a CDS encoding YmaF family protein: MSKTAKKSQTARFQHRMSGRTTVTQGHQHRFRNLTDRLIPGNGTHRHSFNGITQITNGHRHSYSGITGNAINGQGARHFHRFRQVSRIANGHRHILSGRTSVPIRVSGSSKHRHSIIIESIKQK, from the coding sequence TTGAGTAAAACTGCGAAAAAGTCTCAAACAGCTCGATTTCAACATCGCATGAGCGGTCGCACGACGGTGACCCAAGGGCATCAGCATCGTTTTCGCAATTTGACGGATCGCCTTATTCCAGGTAATGGTACTCACCGTCATTCATTCAATGGTATTACTCAAATCACAAACGGACATCGTCATTCCTATTCCGGGATCACCGGAAATGCAATTAATGGTCAGGGAGCCAGACACTTTCATCGGTTCCGTCAAGTTTCGAGAATTGCAAATGGACACAGACATATCCTATCAGGCCGCACCAGCGTACCCATCCGGGTTAGCGGGTCAAGTAAGCACCGCCATAGCATCATCATTGAAAGTATTAAACAAAAATGA
- a CDS encoding TetR-like C-terminal domain-containing protein, whose amino-acid sequence MYLHKACDFYMSGLIEILKNWIGENYKISKQELIETLQKLME is encoded by the coding sequence ATCTATCTTCATAAGGCGTGCGACTTTTACATGAGTGGCTTAATCGAGATATTAAAGAATTGGATTGGAGAAAATTACAAAATTTCGAAACAAGAATTAATTGAAACGCTCCAGAAATTGATGGAGTAA
- a CDS encoding MFS transporter, with protein sequence MKNNLIIYVLALAVFLIGTIEYIITGIIEMIAVDLGVSTSEAGLLVTVFALAAAIVSPILIALTINMDRKKLLMATLSVFIASNGLMFVNLSYETVLWVRIIQGASGGIATVVAMAVATRLVEKEKRGRAIGIILMGLSSSLVLGVPIGTFFSEMFGWRVLFILIGLLSVLPLLIIYKKVPAIKEEEAVTLRMQLSILKNPKILTALAITLFYIGGYSTLFTYITPFLQATSSLSITEISGVLFLAGICSFVGSRVGGQLADAKGSKFTICLGLLLQGATLLLFALAGVNLFVLILVLMIFMLATWSISPAQQLYLVTLAPRNPDIALSVNTSFIQFGFALGSGLGGLIISRTSVLYLNWLGLAAVSIALLLAILLFKKMSSGIETPIVTKDRKILKGHDS encoded by the coding sequence TTGAAAAATAACCTGATCATCTATGTTCTGGCACTGGCTGTTTTTCTGATCGGAACCATTGAATACATTATTACAGGAATCATTGAAATGATCGCCGTGGACTTGGGAGTATCTACTTCCGAAGCTGGGCTATTGGTGACTGTATTTGCTCTCGCAGCGGCCATTGTCTCTCCGATTCTGATTGCTTTAACGATAAATATGGATCGCAAGAAACTACTTATGGCTACTCTCAGTGTGTTTATTGCCAGCAACGGACTTATGTTTGTAAACCTTTCTTACGAAACAGTACTATGGGTACGAATTATTCAAGGGGCTAGTGGAGGAATCGCGACTGTTGTAGCCATGGCAGTAGCAACACGACTGGTTGAAAAAGAAAAAAGAGGCCGTGCCATCGGCATTATTTTGATGGGGCTCAGCAGTTCGCTCGTGCTGGGTGTTCCGATTGGCACATTTTTTAGCGAGATGTTTGGATGGAGAGTTTTATTTATTTTGATTGGCTTATTAAGCGTTCTTCCATTGCTTATCATATATAAAAAGGTTCCGGCAATTAAAGAAGAAGAAGCAGTTACCCTCAGGATGCAGCTCTCCATCTTAAAAAATCCAAAAATTCTGACTGCTTTGGCTATTACTTTATTTTATATCGGTGGTTACTCTACGCTCTTTACTTATATTACGCCTTTCTTACAAGCCACATCCTCTCTTTCCATAACCGAAATTAGCGGTGTTCTATTCCTGGCGGGAATTTGCAGCTTCGTCGGATCAAGAGTGGGCGGACAATTGGCAGATGCAAAGGGATCGAAATTCACAATTTGTCTCGGACTCCTGTTACAAGGAGCAACTCTCCTTTTATTCGCTCTAGCTGGTGTCAATCTCTTTGTATTGATCTTGGTTTTAATGATCTTTATGTTAGCAACCTGGAGTATTTCCCCTGCCCAGCAGCTATATTTGGTTACTCTAGCACCTCGAAATCCGGACATTGCCCTAAGCGTAAATACTTCCTTCATCCAATTTGGTTTTGCACTGGGATCTGGGTTAGGCGGGCTTATCATCAGCCGTACATCAGTCCTGTATTTGAATTGGCTGGGTCTTGCTGCTGTAAGCATAGCTTTACTTCTTGCGATCCTGCTATTCAAAAAAATGAGCAGTGGGATTGAAACCCCTATTGTTACTAAAGATAGAAAAATATTAAAAGGACACGATAGTTGA
- a CDS encoding SWIM zinc finger family protein: protein MTNLEAKFRLFAENCTEDYLIRYANKGLYKRSLKDIDQGVSVQYAWNASSVSCRLSEGTTCTLEDRLDQWQCSCPSERICKHVLIAILYYQKEHGGDVSAIGTAASEPAEASDPSVRPDASGNQPDGTVLAQKAADADASSQAQTTASVDGTPAPKSHVSSSRFQWLLSSDLKRLIKPYSAAVVEEALFRLGYPAEIEVIRDPLLLTVRLVSQQVEVSFTEEPDLGKALFKPKQAAGTSAKLEALLRYRKLHGLDDAEALGERAYEAKFSLQTVRECREILAGMLRTGLARLPQSFMAQLETLAVAAHSGNLPDIERSLRGIQGELQLFLNRHVRFSMPSLLDRITKLYLALQVLEQQRVSAMQQSQLIGSFRSKYFTVPELHLYGLGADAWETRSGYRGITYYFYGLNDQEVYTYSDVRATYYDNQQFSYTDRYASKIPWLPGVSFREWAGEELRFRNVKVNEERRLSSGEGAKLELLGRKPVEEVRFGERLMQDPAQITREEHATVDLFAAPRERLALVRIARIADQSFHAQTQELHVTVEHESGETLVMVFPYDKDWETAIHRLEKGYGLSKLEHFTAFVRIQGGRMFPISFLKEDKVISLKLDVGFGRRGAFARI from the coding sequence GTGACAAACTTAGAAGCGAAATTCCGGCTGTTTGCGGAGAACTGCACCGAGGATTACCTGATCCGGTACGCCAACAAAGGGCTTTACAAGCGCTCCTTAAAAGACATCGATCAAGGCGTCAGCGTGCAATATGCGTGGAATGCCTCGTCCGTAAGCTGCCGGCTTAGCGAGGGCACGACTTGTACGCTGGAGGACCGGCTGGATCAATGGCAATGCTCGTGCCCGTCCGAGCGTATCTGCAAGCATGTGCTCATTGCGATCCTGTATTACCAGAAAGAACATGGCGGCGATGTGTCGGCAATAGGGACGGCGGCATCGGAGCCTGCCGAAGCAAGCGATCCATCCGTCCGGCCGGATGCTTCCGGCAACCAGCCGGACGGGACGGTGCTTGCGCAGAAGGCTGCGGATGCGGATGCTTCCTCCCAAGCGCAGACAACGGCATCCGTTGATGGCACGCCTGCACCGAAGTCTCACGTCTCATCCAGTCGGTTTCAGTGGCTGCTGTCCTCTGACCTGAAGCGGCTGATCAAGCCATACAGCGCCGCGGTCGTGGAGGAAGCGTTGTTCCGGCTCGGATACCCTGCCGAGATTGAGGTGATCCGGGACCCGCTGTTGCTCACGGTCCGGCTGGTCAGCCAGCAGGTGGAGGTTTCCTTTACGGAGGAGCCGGATCTCGGCAAGGCACTCTTCAAGCCGAAGCAGGCGGCAGGAACCTCGGCCAAGCTCGAAGCGCTGCTGCGCTACCGGAAGCTGCATGGGCTGGATGACGCCGAAGCGTTGGGCGAAAGGGCTTATGAGGCCAAGTTTTCGTTACAGACGGTCCGGGAATGCCGCGAAATACTGGCTGGCATGCTGCGGACGGGACTGGCCCGATTGCCGCAATCGTTCATGGCGCAGCTGGAGACGCTGGCGGTAGCTGCCCACAGCGGCAACCTGCCGGACATTGAACGCAGCCTGCGCGGCATTCAGGGCGAGCTGCAGCTCTTCCTGAACCGGCATGTCCGCTTTTCCATGCCATCCCTGCTGGATCGGATTACCAAGCTGTATCTCGCGCTCCAGGTGCTGGAACAGCAGCGGGTATCGGCCATGCAGCAAAGCCAGCTCATCGGCAGCTTTCGAAGCAAGTACTTTACCGTCCCCGAGCTGCATCTGTACGGGCTCGGAGCGGACGCCTGGGAGACCCGATCGGGCTATCGGGGCATCACGTATTATTTTTACGGCCTGAATGACCAGGAAGTGTACACATACAGCGACGTGAGGGCAACGTATTACGATAACCAGCAATTCAGCTACACCGACCGTTATGCATCCAAAATTCCATGGCTGCCGGGCGTAAGCTTCCGGGAATGGGCAGGGGAGGAGCTCCGGTTCCGCAACGTTAAGGTGAACGAGGAGCGCCGTCTTTCCTCCGGAGAAGGAGCCAAGCTGGAGCTGCTTGGACGAAAACCCGTGGAAGAGGTACGTTTCGGGGAGCGGCTGATGCAGGACCCGGCTCAGATTACCCGGGAGGAGCACGCAACGGTCGACCTCTTTGCTGCACCGCGCGAACGGCTGGCACTGGTGCGAATCGCTCGGATCGCGGACCAGTCCTTCCACGCGCAAACCCAGGAGTTGCACGTCACTGTGGAGCACGAGTCAGGGGAAACCCTCGTCATGGTCTTTCCGTATGACAAGGATTGGGAGACAGCCATACATCGGCTGGAAAAAGGATACGGCTTGTCCAAACTGGAGCATTTCACCGCATTCGTTCGCATTCAGGGCGGGCGCATGTTTCCAATCAGTTTCCTAAAAGAGGACAAAGTGATTAGCCTGAAGCTGGACGTCGGATTCGGCAGGAGGGGTGCATTTGCGAGAATATAG
- a CDS encoding LysR family transcriptional regulator — MELRQLKTFHTLASILNFSRAAEVQNYVPSTVTMQMKSLEEELGVKLVDRLGKKVILTDAGRSFLRYVDNILSELEEAQHAVKQSGEVTGTVVISADETLFTYRLPAVLRRFRLRYPGIRLMFRPLANSNLKQSLRKGDADIIFMLDENKGETGFCGEKMLDEPFYVLAAPDHPLAARTVLAIEDFNGETFLLTERGCSYRTFFERSLSQKGMGGITELEFNSAEAIKQCAKIGMGIAILPEMAVTAEVNRGELVPLPWDLTATSFATQMFWHEEKWISPAIEAFLNLTRDTFLKNSTL, encoded by the coding sequence ATGGAATTGCGCCAACTAAAGACCTTTCATACGCTTGCTTCCATACTCAACTTTAGCCGCGCTGCAGAAGTGCAAAACTATGTCCCCTCAACGGTTACGATGCAGATGAAGTCATTGGAGGAAGAACTGGGTGTCAAGCTGGTGGACAGATTGGGTAAAAAAGTGATCCTGACCGATGCGGGGAGAAGTTTTCTGCGCTATGTAGACAACATATTGAGTGAACTTGAAGAAGCACAGCATGCAGTCAAGCAATCCGGAGAGGTGACGGGTACGGTGGTTATAAGTGCAGATGAAACGTTGTTCACGTACCGTCTGCCGGCTGTACTGCGCCGGTTCCGCTTGCGCTATCCGGGGATTCGGCTGATGTTTCGACCGTTGGCTAATTCGAACCTCAAACAGAGCTTGCGGAAAGGGGACGCGGACATTATTTTTATGCTGGATGAGAACAAGGGCGAGACAGGATTTTGCGGAGAAAAAATGCTGGATGAGCCCTTTTATGTATTAGCAGCGCCCGATCATCCTTTGGCTGCAAGAACTGTGTTGGCCATTGAAGATTTTAATGGGGAGACCTTTTTATTGACGGAGAGGGGATGTTCCTATCGCACGTTTTTTGAACGAAGTCTTTCACAGAAGGGCATGGGAGGCATTACCGAATTGGAGTTTAACAGCGCTGAGGCGATTAAACAATGTGCGAAAATAGGCATGGGTATCGCCATATTGCCTGAAATGGCCGTAACCGCAGAAGTGAATCGGGGAGAACTGGTTCCGTTGCCATGGGATTTGACCGCCACATCGTTTGCAACCCAAATGTTTTGGCATGAAGAGAAGTGGATCTCACCTGCGATCGAAGCCTTTTTGAACTTGACCCGAGATACATTTTTGAAAAATAGCACCCTATAA
- a CDS encoding thiol-activated cytolysin family protein, with the protein MRNSKHVKGAKVLVSLLMSLHMFAFSSISFAATNEPNDIDTGISGLTYNRNEVLAVKGDQISSFVPKEGIQSNGKFIVIERDKKSLTTSPVDISIIDSITNRTYPGAIQLANQDFADNQPNLVMSARKPLDISIDLPGLKNENTITVQNPNYGNVSSAVDQLVSTWGEKYSGTHTLPARLQYAESMVYSQNQISSALNVNAQVLNGTLGIDFNAVANGEKKVMVAAYKQIFYTVSAALPNNPSDLFDDSVTFAELARKGVSNETPPLMVSNVAYGRTIYVKLETTSKSNDVQTAFKLLLNNPSVQTSGQYKDIYENSSFTAVVLGGDAQTHNQIVSKDFNVIQSVIKDNAQFSSKNPGYPISYTSVFLKDNSIAAVHNNTEYIETKTTEYTKGKITLDHSGAYVAQFEVSWDEFTFDENGQEILTRKGWEGNWRDKTAHFSTEIPIPPNAKNIKIFARECTGLAWEWWRNIIDETNVPLTSNIKVSIWGTTLYPYTSITY; encoded by the coding sequence ATGAGGAATTCAAAACATGTGAAGGGAGCAAAAGTACTCGTAAGTCTATTAATGAGTTTACATATGTTCGCTTTTTCGAGTATTTCCTTCGCTGCAACAAACGAACCCAATGATATTGATACCGGGATCTCAGGCCTGACTTATAATCGCAATGAAGTTTTGGCCGTAAAAGGGGATCAAATCAGTAGTTTTGTTCCCAAAGAAGGCATTCAGTCCAATGGGAAATTTATCGTGATCGAACGGGACAAAAAATCACTCACAACGTCACCTGTAGATATTTCAATCATTGATTCAATCACAAATCGCACTTATCCAGGCGCAATACAGCTTGCAAATCAGGATTTTGCGGATAATCAGCCTAACCTGGTTATGTCGGCAAGAAAACCGTTAGATATTAGCATTGATCTGCCTGGGTTGAAGAACGAAAATACAATTACTGTTCAAAATCCAAATTACGGCAATGTTTCTAGTGCCGTTGATCAGCTCGTGTCGACTTGGGGTGAGAAGTACTCCGGTACGCATACGCTGCCTGCGAGATTGCAGTATGCAGAATCTATGGTTTACAGCCAAAATCAAATTTCCAGCGCACTGAATGTGAACGCTCAAGTGCTTAACGGTACACTCGGAATCGACTTTAACGCGGTCGCAAACGGCGAGAAAAAAGTGATGGTGGCTGCGTATAAGCAAATCTTTTATACCGTAAGTGCAGCCCTTCCTAACAATCCATCAGACTTGTTTGATGACAGTGTGACTTTTGCTGAGTTAGCCCGCAAAGGGGTAAGCAATGAGACTCCGCCACTCATGGTATCTAACGTAGCTTATGGCAGAACGATTTATGTAAAATTGGAGACGACTTCCAAGAGCAATGACGTACAAACGGCATTTAAGTTATTGCTCAATAATCCTAGCGTACAAACGAGCGGACAGTACAAAGATATTTATGAAAACAGTTCGTTTACGGCTGTTGTATTGGGTGGCGACGCGCAAACACATAACCAGATCGTCTCGAAAGACTTCAATGTCATTCAAAGTGTAATCAAGGACAATGCACAATTCAGCAGCAAAAACCCTGGTTACCCGATTTCATACACGAGTGTCTTCTTGAAAGACAATTCCATTGCTGCAGTTCACAACAATACAGAATACATCGAGACGAAAACGACTGAATATACGAAGGGTAAAATAACCCTTGATCATAGTGGTGCATATGTAGCTCAGTTCGAAGTATCTTGGGATGAATTCACATTTGATGAAAATGGACAAGAGATCTTGACTCGTAAAGGTTGGGAAGGAAATTGGCGTGATAAAACAGCGCATTTCTCGACAGAGATTCCAATTCCGCCTAATGCCAAGAACATCAAAATTTTTGCAAGAGAATGTACAGGTCTTGCTTGGGAATGGTGGAGAAATATTATTGATGAAACGAATGTACCGTTAACCAGCAATATCAAAGTATCGATTTGGGGTACAACGTTATATCCGTATACCTCCATTACTTACTAG
- a CDS encoding erythromycin esterase family protein: MQAVQRLKGLIALGLAFTLILSPVNASAAVAPQKNAGMKEDVRKITSLTSSDYKDLEFLKPILKDKTVVSLGENFHRVAEYSSMKTRLIKYLHEELGFDVIAFESGLGDAFMTGENAGSLTPKEMMQRSIFPIWHSKETLNLFEYIKKQQGTKNPLHLAGYDMQFTSGYLTQFIAGWISKVDKEQGQQYFNFEMQAMTDLYKVLNQYGMDDGHPEAKEAIKKVKEAYEPNYKALIQFIQKHKKELAAAYPANPHMVDIAVKTLEDRIKFIEMGMYDTKESYEFRDRIMADNVEWLMKVMYPGKKVILWAHNDHLAKNTSKIQTKEQGKWIGSFTSMGELLNKKLKDKAYVVGLYMNSGKASTITTQKIFDIKPMPKGSLEELMMRSGYKIAFADLSKHKSPNQSNSWMFKPIYAAEDGMTSEIIAPMSMKFVPKEQYDGIIVFDKVKEPTTKF; the protein is encoded by the coding sequence ATGCAAGCAGTACAACGATTAAAAGGATTGATAGCTCTGGGGCTGGCATTTACGCTTATTCTATCCCCAGTCAACGCATCAGCAGCAGTAGCACCACAAAAGAACGCTGGAATGAAGGAGGATGTACGCAAGATTACATCACTAACGTCATCAGACTACAAGGATTTAGAGTTCTTGAAGCCGATTTTGAAGGATAAAACGGTCGTCAGCCTCGGCGAGAACTTCCACCGTGTTGCGGAATACAGCAGCATGAAGACGCGACTGATCAAATATTTGCACGAAGAGCTGGGATTTGACGTGATCGCATTTGAATCAGGACTTGGGGATGCCTTCATGACGGGCGAGAATGCCGGCTCATTGACCCCGAAAGAAATGATGCAGCGTTCGATTTTCCCGATCTGGCATTCCAAGGAGACGCTGAATCTGTTCGAATACATAAAGAAGCAGCAGGGAACCAAAAACCCGCTCCATCTCGCAGGTTATGACATGCAATTCACTTCGGGATACTTAACACAGTTTATTGCCGGTTGGATTTCCAAGGTGGATAAGGAGCAAGGACAACAGTATTTCAACTTCGAGATGCAAGCAATGACGGATTTGTATAAAGTGCTTAACCAATATGGCATGGACGACGGCCATCCAGAGGCGAAGGAAGCGATTAAGAAGGTCAAGGAAGCGTACGAACCGAACTATAAGGCATTGATCCAATTCATCCAAAAGCATAAGAAAGAACTCGCCGCAGCTTATCCAGCCAACCCGCATATGGTGGATATTGCGGTCAAGACGCTCGAAGATCGGATCAAGTTCATCGAGATGGGAATGTACGATACGAAGGAAAGCTATGAATTCCGCGACCGGATCATGGCCGACAACGTCGAGTGGTTAATGAAGGTGATGTATCCCGGCAAGAAAGTGATTTTATGGGCACATAATGATCATTTGGCTAAGAATACATCCAAGATTCAGACGAAAGAGCAAGGGAAATGGATCGGCAGCTTTACCAGCATGGGCGAACTGCTCAATAAGAAGCTGAAGGATAAAGCTTATGTGGTCGGACTATATATGAACAGCGGCAAAGCGAGCACCATTACGACACAGAAGATCTTCGATATCAAGCCGATGCCGAAGGGAAGTCTGGAGGAGCTGATGATGCGCAGCGGCTATAAAATTGCCTTTGCCGATCTATCCAAGCACAAATCCCCGAACCAGAGCAACTCCTGGATGTTCAAGCCGATCTATGCAGCGGAAGATGGCATGACCTCCGAGATCATCGCGCCGATGTCGATGAAATTTGTTCCGAAAGAGCAGTACGACGGCATTATCGTCTTCGATAAAGTGAAGGAACCAACAACGAAATTCTAA